The following nucleotide sequence is from Thermodesulfobacteriota bacterium.
GAGAATTCTTCTGCCATTGGAGCGAGAGTCTGTCAGGATGCAGAGTGGCTGGGAGTTCGCCTTAATGAGGCTGCTAACCTAAGGGGCGGGCCGAGGATTAGCCGAGATGACAGTCTGTATCAGTCTGGGTGATTCCGACCAACGAGGAGCTAATGATCGCTCGGCACACCTACAGCTTAGTAGTTGGTTGAGTCAGTCTCTTCTGACCATCCCTTGGCAGAAATCAAAATGGAGTAATTTGGCTATTAAATAAAAGCGGTTGAAAAAGATGGCGAAAGAAATGCTATATCAAGAGAAAAATCAGGTCATTGCTTGGCATTGGATATCAGAACAAGAGGTATTTAAAAAAACCCAATCCACTATCGGCGGACTCAATAATGACCAGGTAATTGAGCGGCAGGAAGAGTTCGGTAAGAACGTACTTCCACATAAGGAACCGCCTACTCTGGGAGCCATAGCGCTGCATCAGTTTTTAAGTCCATTGATTTACATTTTATTGGTTGCTGGGATCGTATCTATACTTATCGGAGAATTCACCGACGCTTTATTCATATTTGTTGTGATTCTACTTAATGCCGGGCTTGGTACATATCAGGAGTGGAAAGCAGAAAAAAGCGCCGCAGCGCTGCACAGTCTTCTTAAAATATTCGCCAGGGCTAGGCGTGGAGGCGTTGAAAGGCAGATTCAAGCCGAGGAACTGGTTCCCGGTGACATCGTCCTATTGGAATCAGGCAATAAGGTTCCGGCAGACCTTCGACTCATACAGGTAAATAACCTGACCATTGATGAATCGCTTTTGACAGGGGAATCGCTTGCTATAGAGAAAAGGAAAGGTCAATTGAGCGAGGATTCGCCGGTAAGCGAACGTTCAAATATGGCCTTCGCCGCATCCACCGTAACTGCTGGACGCGGTATGGGAGTGGTTGTAGCTACCGGTATTTATACAGAAGTAGGTAAGATCGCTAAAACGGTTACATCCTTGGAGATGACTAAAGCCCCTTTGGTAATCAGGATGGAGAGGTTTGCCAAAAAGATAAGCTTTGTTGTTGTGGGAGCGAGTGCATTGCTTGCGATCATAGCAATAGCTAAGGGGATCCCGTATATAGAGGTTTTTTTTATGGCGGTAGCTTTGGCGGTATCTGCAATCCCCGAGGGGCTTCCTGTGGCAATGACGGTCGCGTTATCCATTGCGGTAAACCGCATGGCGAGACGAAATGTCATTGTGCGTAAACTTACCGCTGTTGAGGGCCTGGGAAGTTGTACTTACATCGCCAGCGATAAAACGGGCACATTAACTGTCAATCAACAAACGGTTAAATTGATTGCCTTTCCGTCTGGCGAGCGATTTAAAGTTTCAGGGGAAGGATACGTTGGCAAAGGAGAGGTATTCGCAGACATCGGGAATGGCCTTGCCGATGAGGCAAGATCCGAATTAGAGGAAATAGCAAAGGTGTCGACACTGTGTAATGAAGCGAGCCTTCTTCGTGATAACGGGCAATGGAAACATCATGGCGATGCAATTGATGTCGCACTTTTGGCATTTGGTTATAAGTTAGGGATCGATCCTGACTCTGTAAGACGTGAAGTTGAAACCGTGGGAGAGATACCATTTGAATCGGAAAGAAGATATGCAGCCAATTTCTATGGTGAAGAAGGTCGAGTAAAGGTTGCTGTAAAGGGTGCTATAGAGGCAATCCTTCCATTTTGTCAGACTATTCGGGTCGCTGACAGAATCGAGTGGATCAATTCAAAAATGATTGAAAAAGAGGCCCTGTCTTTATCAGAAAACGGATATCGGGTGCTTGCCATAGCCTCCGGACAGGTGAAAGATGGTGTAGAACTTACAACTTTTGAAGAAAAGGATATCCCGCCCCTTACACTACTCGGTTTGGTCGGTTTTATAGATCCTCTGCGTCCTGAGGTAAAAGAAGCGGTGGAAAAGTGTAAGCGAGCAGGGGTCGAGGTAGCAATGGTTACAGGGGATCACCCTGCGACAGCCCTGGCTATCGCACGTGAATTGGGCATTGCCCATTCTTGGGAAGATATTGTAAGCGGACATCAGTTGACTGAAATTGGGTCTCCAGAGGTCCCCGATTTTCTTGAGATGGCAAAATCGGTACGTGTCTTTGCCAGAGTGACTCCGATGCAGAAGCTCGATATTGTAGATGCGTTGATAAAATTGGGTCATT
It contains:
- a CDS encoding HAD-IC family P-type ATPase; the encoded protein is MAKEMLYQEKNQVIAWHWISEQEVFKKTQSTIGGLNNDQVIERQEEFGKNVLPHKEPPTLGAIALHQFLSPLIYILLVAGIVSILIGEFTDALFIFVVILLNAGLGTYQEWKAEKSAAALHSLLKIFARARRGGVERQIQAEELVPGDIVLLESGNKVPADLRLIQVNNLTIDESLLTGESLAIEKRKGQLSEDSPVSERSNMAFAASTVTAGRGMGVVVATGIYTEVGKIAKTVTSLEMTKAPLVIRMERFAKKISFVVVGASALLAIIAIAKGIPYIEVFFMAVALAVSAIPEGLPVAMTVALSIAVNRMARRNVIVRKLTAVEGLGSCTYIASDKTGTLTVNQQTVKLIAFPSGERFKVSGEGYVGKGEVFADIGNGLADEARSELEEIAKVSTLCNEASLLRDNGQWKHHGDAIDVALLAFGYKLGIDPDSVRREVETVGEIPFESERRYAANFYGEEGRVKVAVKGAIEAILPFCQTIRVADRIEWINSKMIEKEALSLSENGYRVLAIASGQVKDGVELTTFEEKDIPPLTLLGLVGFIDPLRPEVKEAVEKCKRAGVEVAMVTGDHPATALAIARELGIAHSWEDIVSGHQLTEIGSPEVPDFLEMAKSVRVFARVTPMQKLDIVDALIKLGHFVAVTGDGVNDAPALRKANIGVAMGSATDVAKDTASIIVTDDNFASIVAGVEEGRFAYDNIRKVTYLLISTGAAEIVLFTLALLANLPLPLFAVQLLWLNLVTNGIQDVALAFEAGESGAMTRPPRKPAEGIFNKLMAQQTISSGATMGLVTFLAWYWLLESGWDEFTARNRVLLLMVLFENFHVFNCRSEYLSAFKVPLRRNVLLVVGVLAAQGIHVLAMYLPFMQKVLQVSPVSITEWFYLFLLGSTVLLAMEVFKILKDKKKK